The following are encoded in a window of Streptomyces griseiscabiei genomic DNA:
- a CDS encoding FAD-binding dehydrogenase, giving the protein MENSASPDGVSRRRVLTTTGGVLAGAALAAQAGTAFAATSYDADAIVVGHGLAGLVATAELAAAGRKVLLLDQEPEASLGGQAFWSFGGLFLVNSDEQRLMGIKDNKALAWQDWLGTAGFDRGVDDASGQDHWAYKWAEAYVDFASGEKRSWLAGMGMQWFPIVGWAERGGGLADGHGNSVPRFHVTWGTGPAVVEPFEKKVRAAVSAGNVTFKFRHRVDGLVTTNGTVTGVQGAILEPSSVSRGKPSSRTVVGSFELKAPVVVVTSGGIGANHDLVRANWPARMGAAPKTMITGVPAHVDGRMLAITEKAGGRIVNPDRMWHYTEGLRNYDPIWPGHGIRILPGPSSMWFSATGKRFNTPDIPGYDTLHTLKTITDTGYDYSWFVTTQKILAKEFALSGSEQNPDLTEKNIWMLLSRIWQTPEPIEKFKKNGVDFVVASSLSEMVRGMNKLTGENLIDLADLTRQIEARDREIDNEYTKDVQVMGIRNALKYPGDTLSRTASAHKIMDTGAHPLIAVRLNILTRKTLGGLQTDLSGRVLNASGNPVPGLYAAGEVAGFGGGGVHGYRSLEGTFLGGCLFSGRQSGKAAAEATG; this is encoded by the coding sequence ATGGAGAACTCCGCCTCCCCGGACGGGGTCAGCCGTCGCCGGGTCCTGACGACGACCGGTGGCGTGCTCGCCGGCGCCGCCCTCGCCGCGCAGGCGGGGACCGCCTTCGCCGCGACGTCGTACGACGCGGACGCGATCGTGGTCGGCCACGGCCTCGCCGGTCTCGTCGCCACCGCCGAACTCGCGGCCGCCGGCCGCAAGGTGCTGCTGCTCGACCAGGAACCGGAGGCGAGCCTCGGCGGCCAGGCCTTCTGGTCCTTCGGCGGACTGTTCCTCGTCAACTCCGACGAACAGCGCCTGATGGGCATCAAGGACAACAAGGCCCTGGCCTGGCAGGACTGGCTGGGCACGGCCGGCTTCGACCGGGGCGTCGACGACGCGTCCGGCCAGGACCACTGGGCCTACAAGTGGGCCGAGGCGTATGTGGACTTCGCCTCCGGCGAGAAGCGGTCCTGGCTCGCCGGGATGGGCATGCAGTGGTTCCCGATCGTCGGCTGGGCCGAGCGCGGCGGTGGCCTCGCGGACGGCCACGGCAACTCGGTGCCCCGCTTCCACGTCACCTGGGGCACCGGCCCGGCCGTGGTCGAGCCCTTCGAGAAGAAGGTACGGGCGGCCGTGTCGGCCGGGAACGTCACCTTCAAGTTCCGCCACCGCGTCGACGGCCTGGTGACCACCAACGGCACCGTCACCGGTGTCCAGGGCGCGATCCTGGAGCCGAGCAGTGTCTCGCGCGGCAAGCCCAGCTCCCGCACGGTCGTCGGCTCCTTCGAACTGAAGGCCCCGGTCGTCGTCGTCACCTCCGGCGGCATCGGCGCCAACCACGACCTGGTCCGCGCCAACTGGCCCGCCCGGATGGGCGCCGCGCCCAAGACGATGATCACCGGTGTGCCCGCGCACGTGGACGGCCGGATGCTCGCCATCACCGAGAAGGCGGGCGGCCGGATCGTCAACCCCGACCGGATGTGGCACTACACCGAGGGCCTGCGCAACTACGACCCGATCTGGCCCGGCCACGGCATCCGCATCCTGCCCGGCCCGTCCTCCATGTGGTTCTCCGCCACCGGCAAGCGCTTCAACACCCCCGACATCCCGGGCTACGACACCCTCCACACCCTCAAGACGATCACCGACACCGGGTACGACTACTCCTGGTTCGTGACCACGCAGAAGATCCTCGCCAAGGAGTTCGCGCTCTCCGGCTCCGAGCAGAACCCGGACCTCACCGAGAAGAACATCTGGATGCTCCTCTCGCGCATCTGGCAGACCCCGGAGCCGATCGAGAAGTTCAAGAAGAACGGTGTGGACTTCGTCGTCGCCTCGTCCCTGTCCGAGATGGTCCGCGGCATGAACAAGCTGACGGGGGAGAACCTGATCGACCTCGCCGACCTGACCCGGCAGATCGAGGCCCGCGACCGCGAGATCGACAACGAGTACACCAAGGACGTCCAGGTCATGGGCATCCGCAACGCCCTCAAGTACCCGGGCGACACGCTCAGCCGCACGGCCTCCGCCCACAAGATCATGGACACGGGCGCCCACCCGCTGATCGCCGTACGCCTCAACATCCTGACCCGCAAGACCCTCGGCGGCCTCCAGACCGACCTCTCCGGCCGTGTCCTGAACGCCTCCGGCAACCCGGTCCCCGGTCTCTACGCGGCCGGAGAGGTCGCCGGCTTCGGCGGCGGCGGGGTCCACGGCTACCGCTCCCTGGAGGGCACCTTCCTCGGCGGCTGCCTCTTCTCGGGCCGCCAGTCGGGCAAGGCGGCGGCGGAGGCCACCGGCTGA
- a CDS encoding helix-turn-helix domain-containing protein, with protein sequence MTVVHEREPVTGVLRAMAADTDVCAELVRAARSRSPELARLGETETLSHVNALIGAAETWLTTLGRVEDHDFAAALLLGADRAAQGIPMTAVLRGVQAALTRVVEITVERSRSAGVSDADLLTVVLRLKEYGDAVERHVVGGYRAAESGTPRGAGEARARLLRRLLTEGDDSPVPSREELAREGLRAHGRYRCLVADPGDPAHARALAARLSALPGVFGVVDGRAVGLCPRLPGHEELTGWGGDGTALVVASPVATPERLRPLYRLCVRGLEVGGRRGLRGVRELTDLAGEIAMADHSVLGAALSGRYLGGLDPADGFHRQLALTALAFLDSGRRLDRTATALFTHPNTVRYRLGRLHHLTGTSLTDGSLDGPSGTLATLHWWWALTTWLDTGAESAPTP encoded by the coding sequence ATGACGGTCGTCCACGAGCGCGAGCCGGTCACCGGCGTCCTGCGGGCCATGGCCGCCGACACGGACGTCTGCGCGGAACTGGTCCGCGCGGCCCGCAGCCGCTCCCCCGAACTGGCCCGGCTCGGCGAGACGGAGACCCTCTCCCATGTCAACGCCCTGATCGGCGCCGCGGAGACCTGGCTCACCACGCTCGGCCGGGTCGAGGACCATGACTTCGCCGCCGCGCTGCTGCTCGGCGCCGACCGCGCGGCCCAGGGCATCCCGATGACCGCCGTGCTGCGCGGGGTGCAGGCCGCCCTCACCCGGGTCGTGGAGATCACCGTGGAGCGCAGCCGCTCGGCCGGGGTGTCCGACGCCGATCTGCTCACCGTCGTCCTGCGGCTGAAGGAGTACGGCGACGCCGTGGAGCGGCATGTCGTGGGCGGCTACCGCGCCGCCGAGTCGGGTACCCCGCGCGGGGCGGGCGAGGCCCGCGCCCGGCTGTTGCGGCGACTGCTGACCGAGGGCGACGACAGCCCCGTACCGTCCCGTGAGGAGCTGGCGCGGGAGGGGCTTCGGGCGCACGGCCGGTACCGCTGTCTCGTGGCGGACCCCGGCGATCCGGCGCACGCCCGCGCGCTCGCCGCCCGGCTCTCCGCACTGCCCGGGGTCTTCGGGGTCGTCGACGGCCGGGCGGTGGGGCTGTGTCCCCGGCTGCCGGGGCACGAGGAGCTGACCGGGTGGGGCGGGGACGGGACGGCGCTCGTCGTCGCGTCCCCGGTCGCCACGCCGGAGCGGCTGCGTCCGCTGTACCGGCTGTGCGTAAGGGGGTTGGAGGTCGGTGGGCGGCGGGGACTGCGCGGGGTGCGTGAACTGACCGATCTGGCCGGGGAGATCGCGATGGCGGACCACTCCGTGCTGGGCGCGGCGCTCAGCGGCCGGTACCTCGGCGGACTCGATCCGGCGGACGGCTTCCACCGTCAACTGGCGCTCACGGCACTGGCGTTCCTAGACAGCGGCCGACGGCTCGACCGGACCGCGACGGCGTTGTTCACCCACCCCAACACCGTCCGCTACCGCCTCGGCCGGCTGCACCACCTCACCGGTACCTCGCTCACCGACGGCTCGCTCGACGGTCCGTCCGGGACGCTGGCGACGCTGCACTGGTGGTGGGCGCTGACGACCTGGCTGGACACGGGCGCAGAGAGCGCTCCCACGCCGTAA
- the scpA gene encoding methylmalonyl-CoA mutase: protein MTVPSIPDFSGIELGSPALDGGADDWRAAVKKASDGDDLLWETPEGIPVKPLYTGQDLEGLDFLGTYPGVAPYLRGPYPTMYVNQPWTIRQYAGFSTAEESNAFYRRNLAAGQKGLSVAFDLPTHRGYDSDHPRVTGDVGMAGVAIDSILDMRQLFDGIPLDKMTVSMTMNGAVLPVLALYIVAAEEQGVPAEKLAGTIQNDILKEFMVRNTYIYPPKPSMRIISDIFAFTSQKMPRYNSISISGYHIQEAGATADLELAYTLADGVEYIRAGREAGLDVDAFAPRLSFFWAIGMNFFMEVAKLRAARLLWAKLVRQFDPKNSKSLSLRTHSQTSGWSLTAQDVFNNVTRTCVEAMAATQGHTQSLHTNALDEALALPTDFSARIARNTQLLIQQESGTTRAIDPWGGSAYVEKLTYDLARRAWQHIQEVEAAGGMAQAIDAGIPKLRVEEAAARTQARIDSGRQPVIGVNKYRVDSDEQIDVLKVDNSSVRAQQIEKLRRLRAERDERACQDSLDALTRAAGGEGNLLELAVNAARAKATVGEISDALEKVYGRHASQIRTISGVYRNEAGESPNVERTRSLVDGFAEAEGRRPRILVAKMGQDGHDRGQKVIATAFADLGFDVDVGPLFQTPAEVARQAVEADVHIVGVSSLAAGHLTLVPALKEQLAEEGREDIMIVVGGVIPPQDVPTLLEMGAAAVFPPGTVIPDAAYDLVERLSDDLGHAR from the coding sequence ATGACCGTCCCCTCCATCCCCGACTTCTCCGGGATCGAGCTGGGCTCCCCGGCCCTCGACGGCGGCGCCGACGACTGGCGTGCGGCCGTCAAGAAGGCGTCCGACGGGGATGATCTGCTCTGGGAGACCCCGGAGGGCATCCCGGTCAAGCCGCTGTACACCGGGCAGGACCTGGAGGGCCTGGATTTCCTGGGCACGTACCCGGGCGTGGCCCCGTATCTGCGCGGCCCGTACCCGACGATGTACGTCAACCAGCCCTGGACGATCCGCCAGTACGCGGGCTTCTCCACGGCCGAGGAGTCCAACGCCTTCTACCGCCGCAATCTGGCGGCCGGTCAGAAGGGCCTGTCCGTCGCCTTCGACCTGCCGACCCACCGGGGCTACGACAGCGACCACCCGCGCGTGACCGGTGACGTCGGCATGGCGGGCGTGGCGATCGACTCGATCCTCGACATGCGGCAGCTCTTCGACGGCATCCCCCTCGACAAGATGACCGTGTCCATGACGATGAACGGCGCGGTGCTGCCCGTGCTCGCGCTCTACATCGTGGCGGCCGAGGAGCAGGGGGTGCCGGCGGAGAAGCTGGCGGGGACCATCCAGAACGACATCCTCAAGGAGTTCATGGTCCGCAACACCTACATCTATCCGCCGAAGCCGTCGATGCGGATCATCTCCGACATCTTCGCCTTCACCTCGCAGAAGATGCCCCGCTACAACTCGATCTCCATCTCCGGCTACCACATCCAGGAGGCCGGGGCGACGGCCGACCTGGAGCTGGCGTACACCCTCGCGGACGGTGTCGAGTACATCCGCGCGGGCCGTGAGGCGGGCCTGGACGTGGACGCGTTCGCACCCCGGCTGTCGTTCTTCTGGGCGATCGGCATGAACTTCTTCATGGAGGTCGCCAAGCTGCGCGCGGCCCGTCTGCTGTGGGCCAAGCTGGTGAGGCAGTTCGACCCCAAGAACTCCAAGTCGCTCTCCCTGCGCACCCATTCGCAGACCTCGGGCTGGTCGCTGACCGCGCAGGACGTCTTCAACAACGTCACCCGTACGTGTGTGGAGGCGATGGCGGCCACCCAGGGCCACACCCAGTCGCTGCACACCAACGCCCTCGACGAGGCCCTCGCGCTGCCCACCGACTTCTCGGCGCGCATCGCCCGCAACACCCAGCTCCTCATCCAGCAGGAGTCCGGCACCACCCGGGCCATCGACCCGTGGGGCGGCAGCGCCTACGTCGAGAAGCTGACGTACGACCTCGCCCGCCGCGCCTGGCAGCACATCCAGGAGGTCGAGGCGGCGGGCGGCATGGCCCAGGCCATCGACGCCGGCATCCCCAAGCTGCGCGTGGAGGAGGCCGCCGCCCGTACCCAGGCCCGGATCGACTCCGGACGGCAGCCGGTCATCGGTGTCAACAAGTACCGGGTCGACAGCGACGAGCAGATCGACGTCCTCAAGGTCGACAACTCCTCCGTCCGCGCCCAGCAGATCGAGAAGCTGCGGCGGCTGCGCGCGGAGCGCGACGAGCGGGCCTGCCAGGACTCGCTGGACGCGCTGACCCGCGCGGCCGGCGGCGAGGGCAACCTGCTGGAGCTGGCCGTGAACGCGGCCCGCGCCAAGGCCACCGTCGGCGAGATCTCCGACGCCCTGGAGAAGGTCTACGGCCGGCACGCGAGCCAGATCCGTACGATCTCCGGGGTGTACCGCAACGAAGCAGGCGAGTCCCCGAACGTGGAGCGCACCCGGAGTCTGGTGGACGGCTTCGCCGAGGCCGAGGGCCGCCGCCCGCGCATCCTGGTCGCCAAGATGGGGCAGGACGGCCACGACCGGGGCCAGAAGGTGATCGCGACCGCCTTCGCCGACCTGGGCTTCGACGTGGACGTCGGCCCGCTCTTCCAGACCCCGGCCGAGGTGGCCCGCCAGGCCGTCGAGGCGGATGTGCACATCGTCGGGGTGTCGTCGCTGGCAGCCGGGCATCTCACCCTCGTCCCGGCGCTGAAGGAGCAGCTGGCCGAGGAGGGCCGCGAGGACATCATGATCGTGGTCGGCGGGGTGATCCCGCCGCAGGACGTGCCGACGCTCCTGGAGATGGGCGCGGCGGCCGTCTTCCCGCCGGGCACGGTCATCCCGGACGCGGCGTACGACCTGGTGGAGCGGCTGTCGGACGACCTCGGGCACGCCCGGTGA
- the meaB gene encoding methylmalonyl Co-A mutase-associated GTPase MeaB, giving the protein MIDVDAYAKGVLDGKRAVIARAITLVESTRPQHRALAQELLTALLPHSGRARRIGVSGVPGVGKSTFIDAFGTMLTSLGHRVAVLAVDPSSSRTGGSILGDKTRMERLAVDPAAFVRPSPTAGTLGGVAKATRESIVVMEAAGYDVVLVETVGVGQSETAVANMVDSFLLLTLARTGDQLQGIKKGVLELADVLAVNKADGPHERDARTAARELAGALRLMHGRDAAWAPPVLSCSARESTGLDTVWERLEQHRALLDSTGRLAARRRDQQIDWTWSMVRDELLDRLRTHPGVRSLAPGLEQQVREGELTATRAAERILEAFGEQAPGSPG; this is encoded by the coding sequence GTGATCGATGTCGACGCCTACGCCAAGGGTGTCCTCGACGGGAAGCGGGCGGTCATCGCCCGCGCCATCACCCTCGTCGAGTCCACCCGGCCCCAGCACCGGGCGCTGGCCCAGGAGTTGCTGACCGCGCTGCTGCCGCACAGCGGACGGGCGCGGCGGATCGGGGTCAGCGGGGTACCGGGGGTCGGCAAGTCGACGTTCATCGACGCGTTCGGCACGATGCTGACCTCGCTCGGGCACCGGGTGGCGGTGCTGGCGGTGGACCCTTCGTCGAGCCGTACGGGCGGTTCGATCCTCGGCGACAAGACCCGTATGGAGCGGCTGGCCGTCGACCCGGCGGCCTTCGTACGGCCCTCGCCCACGGCCGGGACGCTCGGCGGGGTCGCGAAGGCCACCCGGGAGTCGATCGTGGTGATGGAGGCGGCGGGCTACGACGTGGTGCTGGTGGAGACCGTCGGCGTCGGCCAGTCCGAGACGGCCGTCGCGAACATGGTCGACTCCTTCCTGCTCCTCACCCTGGCCCGGACCGGCGACCAGCTCCAGGGCATCAAGAAGGGCGTCCTGGAGCTGGCCGACGTGCTCGCCGTCAACAAGGCGGACGGCCCGCACGAACGCGACGCCCGGACGGCGGCCCGTGAGCTGGCGGGCGCCCTGCGGCTGATGCACGGCAGGGACGCGGCCTGGGCACCGCCGGTGCTGAGCTGCAGCGCCCGCGAGTCGACCGGCCTGGACACGGTCTGGGAGCGGCTGGAGCAGCACCGCGCGCTCCTGGACTCCACCGGCCGGCTCGCCGCGCGGCGGCGGGACCAGCAGATCGACTGGACCTGGTCGATGGTCCGCGACGAACTCCTCGACCGGCTGCGCACCCACCCCGGCGTCCGCTCCCTCGCGCCCGGACTCGAACAACAGGTCAGGGAGGGCGAGCTGACGGCGACGCGGGCCGCGGAACGCATCCTGGAGGCCTTCGGGGAGCAGGCCCCCGGTTCACCCGGCTGA
- a CDS encoding heavy-metal-associated domain-containing protein: MAEKYFTVFGMSCGHCAASVTAEVDGVPGVTEVDVDIRAGLVTVRGETVDDTAVRTAIEEAGYEVAEVVRRAAA, translated from the coding sequence ATGGCCGAGAAGTACTTCACCGTGTTCGGGATGAGCTGCGGCCACTGCGCCGCGAGCGTCACCGCGGAGGTCGACGGGGTGCCCGGCGTCACCGAGGTCGATGTCGACATACGGGCCGGCCTGGTGACCGTGCGCGGGGAGACGGTCGACGACACGGCCGTCCGCACGGCCATCGAGGAGGCGGGCTACGAGGTGGCGGAGGTCGTGCGGCGGGCCGCGGCCTGA
- a CDS encoding NfeD family protein codes for MTWYFGLGITGVVLLALSLVFDGALEGVFDGVLDGALEGWLSLPVVAGFLGATGFGGVLATEVLDAGPVLATGCGVLLGAGAAWVTYRFGRALMRERTAVAPRGEDLVGTAGRVVTAIPPDGFGEVLLRRAGQPVKCAARSAGPVARGAEVWVEAAPTATSVVVRPVDG; via the coding sequence ATGACCTGGTACTTCGGACTCGGCATCACGGGGGTCGTGCTGCTCGCCCTGTCGCTGGTCTTCGACGGGGCGCTGGAGGGTGTGTTCGACGGCGTTCTGGACGGGGCCCTGGAAGGGTGGCTGTCGTTGCCGGTCGTCGCCGGGTTCCTGGGGGCGACCGGCTTCGGCGGAGTCCTCGCGACCGAGGTGCTGGACGCGGGTCCGGTGCTCGCCACCGGGTGCGGAGTGCTCCTCGGAGCCGGTGCGGCCTGGGTGACGTACCGCTTCGGGCGGGCCCTGATGCGCGAACGGACGGCCGTCGCACCGCGGGGTGAGGATCTGGTGGGCACCGCGGGCCGTGTGGTGACCGCCATTCCGCCCGACGGGTTCGGCGAGGTGCTGCTGCGGCGCGCCGGCCAGCCGGTGAAGTGCGCGGCGCGCAGCGCGGGGCCGGTCGCCCGGGGCGCCGAGGTGTGGGTGGAGGCGGCGCCGACCGCCACGTCGGTGGTCGTACGCCCCGTGGACGGCTGA
- a CDS encoding methylmalonyl-CoA mutase subunit beta: MTVLPDDGLELAAEFPDATHEQWQRLVAGVLRKSGKDVEGAQAEEALSTALEDGLRTRPLYTAHDIAPPPGLPGFAPFVRGGRAAGNTVGGWDVRQRHTAADHDAVLADLENGVTSLWLVVGASGMPVSSLAPVLEGVYLDLAPVVLDAGAEFEPAARELLRLYAERGVTGEAARGNLGADPLGHQARTGQAYDFAPVAGLARLCAERYPGLRALTVDALPYHEAGGSAAQELGASLATGVAYLRELTASGLSAEQACGQLEFRYAATADQFLTIAKLRAARRLWARVAEVCGAPAAGAQTQAAVTSPVMMTRRDPWVNMLRTTIATLAAGAGGADSVTVLPFDHALGLPDAFARRIARNTSTILIEESHLARVIDPAGGSWYVERLTDELAHAGWDFFRRIERHGGLSAALRSGRLGQDLAETWAARGAKLAKRREPVTGVSEFPHLAEKPVLREPAPEPLSGGLPRVTRDEAYEALRARSDAHLAATGSRPRVFLASLGPAAAHTARTTFAANLFQAGGIEPVAEGTFEESGASEVCLCSSDALYEERAATVAAELKAAGAAHVFLAGRPGQYTDVDAHVFAGCDAVAVLSATLDRMGVS, translated from the coding sequence ATGACGGTCCTGCCTGACGACGGGCTTGAGCTGGCCGCCGAGTTCCCTGACGCAACCCACGAGCAGTGGCAGCGCCTTGTTGCGGGCGTGCTGCGCAAGTCGGGCAAGGACGTCGAGGGCGCTCAGGCCGAGGAAGCCCTGTCCACCGCGCTGGAGGACGGGCTGCGCACCCGTCCTCTCTACACCGCGCACGACATCGCGCCCCCGCCGGGTCTCCCCGGCTTCGCGCCCTTCGTCCGAGGAGGCCGGGCCGCGGGCAACACCGTCGGCGGCTGGGACGTACGCCAGCGGCACACGGCGGCGGACCACGACGCGGTGCTCGCGGACCTGGAGAACGGCGTCACCTCCCTGTGGCTGGTGGTCGGCGCGTCCGGTATGCCGGTGTCGTCGCTCGCCCCGGTCCTCGAAGGTGTCTACCTCGACCTCGCCCCGGTCGTCCTGGACGCGGGCGCCGAGTTCGAGCCCGCCGCACGGGAGTTGCTGCGGCTGTACGCCGAACGGGGTGTCACCGGGGAGGCCGCGCGCGGCAACCTGGGCGCCGACCCCCTCGGCCACCAGGCCCGCACCGGACAGGCGTACGACTTCGCCCCGGTCGCCGGCCTGGCGCGGCTGTGCGCGGAGCGGTACCCGGGGCTGCGCGCCCTGACCGTGGACGCCCTGCCGTACCACGAGGCCGGCGGTTCGGCCGCCCAGGAGCTGGGCGCCTCGCTCGCGACCGGTGTCGCGTATCTGCGGGAGCTGACCGCGTCCGGGCTGAGCGCCGAACAGGCCTGTGGGCAGCTGGAGTTCCGGTACGCGGCCACCGCCGACCAGTTCCTGACGATCGCCAAGCTGCGGGCCGCGCGGCGGCTGTGGGCCCGGGTCGCCGAGGTGTGCGGGGCGCCCGCCGCCGGGGCGCAGACGCAGGCCGCGGTGACCTCGCCGGTGATGATGACGCGCCGCGACCCGTGGGTGAACATGCTGCGCACCACCATCGCCACCCTGGCCGCCGGGGCGGGCGGCGCCGACTCGGTCACCGTGCTGCCCTTCGACCACGCGCTGGGGCTGCCGGACGCGTTCGCCCGGCGTATCGCCCGCAACACCTCCACGATCCTCATCGAGGAGTCCCACCTGGCCCGGGTCATCGACCCGGCGGGCGGCTCCTGGTACGTGGAACGGCTGACGGACGAACTCGCCCACGCGGGCTGGGATTTCTTCCGGCGGATCGAGCGACACGGCGGGCTGTCGGCCGCGTTGCGCTCGGGGCGGCTCGGCCAGGACCTCGCCGAGACCTGGGCGGCCCGCGGCGCGAAGCTGGCCAAGCGCCGCGAACCGGTCACCGGCGTCAGCGAGTTCCCGCATCTGGCCGAGAAGCCGGTGCTCCGCGAGCCCGCCCCCGAACCGCTGTCCGGCGGTCTCCCCCGTGTCACCCGCGACGAGGCGTACGAGGCGCTGCGCGCCCGCTCGGACGCCCATCTGGCCGCCACCGGCTCCCGGCCCCGGGTCTTCCTGGCCTCCCTCGGCCCCGCCGCCGCCCACACCGCCCGGACCACCTTCGCCGCCAACCTCTTCCAGGCGGGCGGCATCGAGCCGGTCGCCGAGGGCACCTTCGAGGAGAGCGGCGCCTCGGAGGTCTGTCTGTGCTCCAGCGACGCGCTCTACGAGGAGCGGGCCGCGACCGTGGCCGCCGAGCTGAAAGCCGCCGGGGCCGCGCATGTGTTCCTCGCCGGCCGTCCCGGGCAGTACACCGATGTCGACGCCCATGTCTTCGCGGGCTGCGACGCCGTGGCCGTGCTCTCCGCGACCCTCGACCGCATGGGAGTGTCCTGA
- a CDS encoding class F sortase, which yields MAAHTPPPGTDPVPARPGARVNLTVLCGVVLMILAVSLFGGEDSSSDASRPPNARHAPQAAPASSPAEETAPAERPRERRPRDPGARPIRLLIPKIGVSAPFVPLAVGRDGQLDAPPADDTNLVGWHADGAAPGERGTSIIAGHVDTATAPAVFAGLSELEEGDVFRVARADGSRVSFVVDDVETFEKDDFPDERVYADASRPEVRLITCAGAYDRKVKDYTENLVVFAHRV from the coding sequence ATGGCAGCCCACACTCCTCCTCCCGGCACCGACCCGGTGCCGGCCCGCCCCGGCGCCCGCGTCAATCTGACCGTGCTGTGCGGCGTGGTGCTGATGATCCTGGCGGTGAGTCTGTTCGGCGGCGAGGACTCCTCGTCCGACGCCTCCCGCCCGCCGAACGCCCGGCACGCCCCGCAGGCCGCCCCCGCCTCCTCCCCCGCCGAGGAGACCGCCCCCGCCGAACGGCCGCGGGAGCGACGGCCGCGCGACCCCGGGGCCAGACCGATCCGGCTGCTCATCCCGAAGATCGGTGTGAGCGCCCCCTTCGTCCCCCTCGCCGTCGGCCGCGACGGGCAGCTCGACGCCCCGCCAGCCGACGACACCAACCTCGTCGGCTGGCACGCCGACGGCGCCGCGCCCGGGGAGCGGGGCACCTCGATCATCGCCGGGCACGTCGACACGGCGACCGCGCCGGCCGTCTTCGCGGGGCTGAGCGAACTGGAGGAGGGGGACGTCTTCCGCGTCGCGCGGGCGGACGGCAGCCGGGTGTCCTTCGTGGTCGACGACGTGGAGACGTTCGAGAAGGACGACTTCCCCGACGAGCGGGTGTACGCCGACGCGTCCCGCCCCGAGGTCCGGCTGATCACCTGCGCCGGCGCCTACGACCGCAAGGTCAAGGACTACACGGAGAACCTGGTGGTGTTCGCGCACCGGGTGTGA